A genomic stretch from Acidobacteriota bacterium includes:
- a CDS encoding ParA family protein, producing the protein MTKGQNNCVKTVAVFNQAGGVGKTTLTRDLGFELAGRGSRVLLVDADPQGTLGVFFGETPAERPVTDLFWSSICMRGGPKGDPIRIQSEFGVHLGLANHTLIDDEWVLAQQHDPARLLGVFDRLKAKYDLILIDCPPKIAELTHQVLLAADALLIPVQPEGKAVVAFAEVHREILQVQQRRTNMRLPTIEVLGVVPTIFNPRLVLHRHHLEELRDRICASFGYPLFPAIRDYVSVAEAGTQGMPLKAYDARCAANQDVSAVADRLFDQIKVPSPLSEVVNG; encoded by the coding sequence ATGACAAAGGGACAAAACAATTGTGTCAAAACAGTAGCGGTGTTTAATCAAGCCGGAGGTGTCGGAAAAACCACCCTGACTCGGGATCTGGGATTTGAACTTGCCGGGCGTGGGTCACGAGTATTGCTGGTGGATGCTGATCCACAGGGAACGCTGGGGGTTTTCTTTGGCGAAACACCCGCCGAACGGCCCGTGACGGATCTCTTCTGGTCATCAATCTGCATGCGTGGGGGACCAAAAGGGGATCCGATCCGAATTCAGTCAGAATTTGGAGTCCACCTCGGGTTGGCCAACCATACCTTGATTGATGATGAATGGGTACTGGCGCAACAACACGACCCGGCCCGCCTGCTGGGTGTTTTTGACCGCCTCAAAGCTAAATATGATCTGATTTTGATTGATTGCCCTCCCAAAATTGCTGAACTCACCCATCAGGTGCTGCTGGCGGCGGATGCGCTTTTGATCCCGGTTCAACCTGAAGGAAAAGCTGTGGTTGCGTTTGCCGAGGTCCATCGCGAAATTTTGCAGGTTCAACAACGACGAACCAATATGCGGCTGCCCACGATTGAAGTTTTGGGAGTTGTCCCCACGATATTTAACCCGCGACTGGTTTTGCACCGTCATCATCTGGAAGAACTTCGCGACCGGATTTGTGCTTCGTTTGGATACCCGTTGTTTCCGGCCATTCGCGATTACGTCAGCGTGGCCGAAGCCGGCACGCAAGGAATGCCGCTCAAAGCCTATGATGCCAGATGTGCCGCCAACCAGGATGTGAGTGCTGTGGCGGATAGGCTCTTTGACCAAATCAAAGTGCCCAGTCCGTTGAGTGAGGTGGTCAATGGCTAA